tttatatctttatgtttgaagcctgaaatgtggcaaaaggtcgcaaagttcaagggggccgaatactttcgcaaggcactgtatatatacagtaccagtcaaaagtttggacacacctactcattcaagttatttttaaatgtttactattttctacatagaataatagtaaagacatcaaaactatgaaataacacatattgaatcatgtagtaaccaaaaaagtgttaaacaaatcaaaatatattttatatttgagattcttcaaattcttcttcaccctttgccttgatgacaaccttgcacactcttggcattctgtcaaccagcttcatgagatagtcacctggaatgcatttaaattaacaggtgtgccttgttaacagTTAATATGTGTAATTTCttcccttcttaatgcatttgagccaatcagttgtgttgtgacaaggtaggggtggtatacagaagatagacctatttggtaaaagaccaagtccatattatgtcaagaacagttaaaataagcaaagagaaacgacagtccatcattactttgagacatgaaggtcagtcaatccggaacatttcaagaactttgaaagtttcttcaagtgcagtcgcaaaaaccacaaaccacaggaaaggaagacctagagttacttctgctgcagaggacaagttcattcgAGTTGTCAGCTTCAGAAATGGCAGAACAAATAAATGCAATTTAAAATAaatgccctatttggtaaaagaccaagtccatattatagcaagaacagataattgtatatgttttgatttgttaaacacttctttggttactacatgtttccatatgtgttatttcatagttatgatgtcttcactattattctaccatgtagaaaatagtaaaaataaagaaaaacacttgaatgagtaggtgtgttcaaacttttgactggtactaccagataggtacagtgaaatgtgtcGTTTCAAACGGTCAGCCATAGTAGgagttttttctttctttctgtaaGGGAGcaaattagagttaagtgcctttctcaagggcacatcaacagattttccaccgtgtcagttggtgtattcgaaccagcgacctttcagttactgcccCAACACTACCTGCCGCCCTATAGAGTTAAGACTTCTATTATGTTTTTTCTTTATACTGTCAACCTTGCTGACTCCTTTACCCAGCACTTTGCAACAAATGCATTTGAATGCACTATACTACTAAAATGTGATATTTATTAAAATTGGTTGATGTACTAACCGGAGCAGCAACTGGCTGTACTGCTGCAGTGTGATGAATCGGCCCAGAAACTTGGTGAGGATCATCAGCAACACATCTCTGTGAGCatagacaagagagaggggagggatcaAGAAACCATATAGGATAAAGGACATCCTGTAGCTGTGTGTTTGTAGGTGTTAATGTATAGGGAGAAGATTTTGTGTAGGTaatatcattttttaaaagtgtgtgtgtgtgtgtgtgtatgtatgtgtgtgtgtgtgtgtgtgtgtgtgtgtgtgtgtgtgaatgtgtgtgtatgtgtgtgtgtgtgtgtgtgtgtgtgtgtgtgtgtgtgtgtgtgtgtgtgtgtgtgtgtgtgtgtgtgtgtgtgtgtgtgtgtgtgtgtacgcgtgcgtGCTCGTGTTAGTCAAAGCTTAACCTGTTGGCCAGTGCTTTTCCCTCCGGATGGTTGTTCTTGAACATTCGTTGAAGGTTCAAGTGTCCTAACAACTGAATGTTCTGCCTGAGCTCGTGCTCAAGCTGGAGGTAGAACACAAAGATATCAATGCAGTGACTATAGCTCCCTCAGTCTATTCAGTGCATTCATTTGTTAATTCATTTGGTCAGTTGTTCATTCATTTTGTTAGTTCATTCAATACACCAATCAACCATCAGAACATGAAACATTTCATCAAAATTCATTTTGACAGCTTTGACCATTGTCAAAACAATAATGACTCAACATCTCACATCCAACAAAACAGAGGAAGCTAAGTGACATCCACTAGGAACTATGCTGATGTCATAGGCAGGCTAGCCCTTCCTGCTGGTAGGTTAGGACTTTGACTGACGTTCATCGTCTCTATTATCAGGGGACTTCTTCTGATCTAAGGAAGAGCAAGGGAGGGGGTTTGGGTATTAAGATAACTGTTGTGGATCCATTTTGACAGGCAGTATCCCCGACTGTCTGTGCATTTTTATGTTtgccttggtgtgtgtgtctatgtgtgcacACATAgatctgtatgtgtatgtgtgtgtgtgtgtgtgtgtgtgtgtgtgtgtgtgtgtgtgtgtgtgtgtgtgtgtgtgtgtgtgtgtgtgtgtgtgtgtgtgcgcgcgcacttGCATGCCTGCGTGGGCGCATTTGTgctttgtcttcactattattctacaatgtagaaaatagtaaaaataaagaaaaacaattgGTTCTAGACAGGGCTAAACCTGGTCAGCTATTCCCGTCTGACATCTGCAGATTTCAGCcataacacactcacactcaaaaTGCtaatctctacctctctacctcttaacCATTCTTGACCAATGGGGATGAGGTTCTCTGGGTACCTATGGGTTTTCCCTCAGCATGGTTCAAGGACCCCACTGAACCCCCTTTCGTTACTCCGGACCCCAACTCCACATCATATCTGTGTCTGTTATTTAAACTAAGAACGAGACTGACTTTGATGTGGAAGGAGAGCAACACTGTCTGACTTCCTGCACAATCCTGCTGTTGTCGAGCTCATAGCTAAGAAGCTGTCTGTGGTCTTGGAATATATAATATGGATCAAATGGTCAGACTTAGACCTAAATCAAGAATTCCATTGAGTGTTGAACAGGAATAAGCACCCTTGAAAAATGGAGAGAAGTTGAATAGGAGATGTCAGATGGAGTGAAATGTAGTGAAAATAGGGAAAAAGAGACCAAAAacggatgaaaggagagaggcggaaagagggagggacagtACCTGGTCCACTTGGATCCTGAGCTGGGCCTCAGGGCAGGAGGCTGCGGTAGTAGTTCTGGTAAGGATACTGGTTCTGCTGGTATTGGTTTGGCTGGTGATGCTGGTTTTAATGGTACTGGTTAGGCTGGTGACTCGGCTCCCCCTGCTCTCTGGTGCCACCCGCTGACCTATCCAAAGTACAACCACATTCACAGCATACCAGGATCATGACCACTCCTGATAAGTGTAAACTCTGTTTAATTGCATTGCAGTTCACCAGTCCTAATTTTAACACattaattgtaattatttctGGGTATCGGCATTCTCCAGTTTAGTGcacacagtcacaaagtcattGTGGATTGCATTTAGGCTAGTCGATCTGATGGGATAGGTGTAAAAAATCTACCATTTTGAAGTCAGTTCAGGAAGTAATTTGAATTTATGAATATATTCTACTATTCCTTTCAGTTTATTGAGAAGTTATTGAAAATAGTTGCCCTTTCTTCCTATTATTGAATTGGAACTTTATCCCAACACTGCAATCCAGCAGTTCATGGAATTTGTAATAACACTAGACATTGAGTTCTACATTACATTTGCCATATTCGAAGAGACTAGACCTAGTAGTCTATCATATCtagtggtgtaaaaagtacttaagtaaaaatactttaaagcactacttaagttgttttttggggtatctgtactttacttggcTATTTagatttttgccaacttttacttgtacttcactacattcctaaataaaatcatgtactttttactccatacattttccctgacacccaaaagtactcgttacattttgacaggaaaatggtccaattcccaaacttatcaagagaacatctctggtcatccctactgcctctgatctggcagactcactaaacacaaatgatttgtttgtaaattatgtctgagtgttgggtgtgtccctggctatcagtaaatatatataattgtgccatctggtttgcttaatataaggaatttgaaatggttaatAATTGTACTTGTACTTTTGATGCTTATGTACATTTCATCAaatccatttacttttgatacttaagtttgtttaaaaccaaatacttttagacttttactcaagtagtattttactgggtgactttcacttttacttgagttattttctattaaggtatctttacttttactcaagtatgaaaacggagtactttttccaccactgatcatatccactttaaaaaataaaataaaaattcctCCCAAGATAATCAACAATTACCAACTCCAATAGCAGAAGCATCTGGCCAAACGTCGCACATTTTTTTGTAGAAGGGCGCCACCACATGGAGATTTGGACCAGAGAAACTGTTCTGGTGCTGTTTATGGTACTGAAAGGaattcgtgtgtgtgtgagtgtgtgtgagagagtgagagagagagagagagagagagagagagagagagagagagagagagagagactattcaAATTTGTTGCGCAGTATTTCTCCATCCTATTATTCGTTTAGCTAGAGATCACGTTGCAATAGGCTACTTACCAAAGATGGGCAGCCGTGGTTTAACCGGATCAAGGGCTACTGAGACTTCGACTCCTTCGGGGATTGGCTGCGAGACCAGGCTGAAACTGCTCTGCTTCGGCGGAGCCTTGTCATAAGGATAACCTGTGGCCCTTCTTGTGTTTTGACCTCGGAAAACAAAGTCGAGGTCCACATCCCGCAACAGCGGCGGTACAACTTCGTCACTCCCAGCGTAATTTCTGGAGTAGCCTCTGAGAGAGAGGGTTTCTGGGTCTATGAGTCTTGATAACGGGTGCTGAATGGCTGGTAGTCGAAGAGAAGCAACCGAGGACAGTCTAGACATTGTATCTGTCATACTCCAGGATAAAA
This sequence is a window from Oncorhynchus tshawytscha isolate Ot180627B linkage group LG34, Otsh_v2.0, whole genome shotgun sequence. Protein-coding genes within it:
- the LOC121841758 gene encoding uncharacterized protein LOC121841758 — translated: MTDTMSRLSSVASLRLPAIQHPLSRLIDPETLSLRGYSRNYAGSDEVVPPLLRDVDLDFVFRGQNTRRATGYPYDKAPPKQSSFSLVSQPIPEGVEVSVALDPVKPRLPIFGQRVAPESRGSRVTSLTSTIKTSITSQTNTSRTSILTRTTTAASCPEAQLRIQVDQLEHELRQNIQLLGHLNLQRMFKNNHPEGKALANRDVLLMILTKFLGRFITLQQYSQLLLRLHLSKKAAISFEELWEAIRESGAGGPATWFNPTQDPSTATPLSPAKVTASQTLSLLRGQAQNRFLKVIESRPTELGLQRISLIVAPELKRCLAQLGLNLEDREFEKLWKKCVSPLKISLYICINNL